One part of the Rutidosis leptorrhynchoides isolate AG116_Rl617_1_P2 chromosome 1, CSIRO_AGI_Rlap_v1, whole genome shotgun sequence genome encodes these proteins:
- the LOC139901069 gene encoding uncharacterized protein, translating into MKRAVGGYGEDSYLVIDSKQKTEAFGGRIEGGEKQFAGPKLVRIIADKVAIAREKLKVARDRQKMYAYPRRRPVNFEVRDRVYLKVSPWKGVIRFSKRGKLVPSYIGPFKIIQRVNDQTVVLELPAELAGIHNTFNVCYLRKCKVDNETQLVPLSDLKVDLNQKLVKELVRIVNRKVTKLRKKEIHMVLVEWKHSLGSNLTWETEDLMKAYYPRLFDHDQISRTESL; encoded by the exons ATGAAACGTGCAGTTGGTGGTTATGGTGAAGACAGTTATTTGGTTATCGAttcaaaacagaaaacagaagcatTTGGTGGGCGTATCG AAGGaggtgagaaacagtttgcaggtccaaaATTAGTTCGGATAATAGCCGACAAGGTAGCGATAGCACGTGAAAAGTTGAAAGTGGCAcgtgatagacagaaaatgtatgcctATCCACGTAGACGTCCGGTGAACTTTGAGGTgcgtgatcgtgtttacttgaaagtttcaccgtggaagggagtTATCAGGTTTAGTAAGCGAGGTAAGTTAGTTCCGAGCTACATTGGACCGTTCAAAATTATTCAAAGGGTTAATGACCAAACTGTTGTGTTAGAGCTTCCAGCAGAGTTGGCAGGGATACATAACACATTCAACGTGTGTTACCTTAGAAAGTGTAAGGTCGACAATGAAACGCAACTAGTTCCATTGAGTGATTTGAAGGTAGACTTGAATCAAAAGCTAGTTAAAGAACTGGTTAGGATTGTCAATAGAAAGGTGacaaagctgagaaagaaagagattcataTGGTacttgttgagtggaagcatagtttaggatcaAACCTTACATGGGAGACCGAAGACCTGATGAAGGCTTATTATCCACGTCTGTTCGACCATGACCAGATTtcaaggacggaatctctttaa